In Patescibacteria group bacterium, the genomic window AAACGGGAGTGCCCATAAATGATATATTTTTTTATACAGCTCCTGAGTTTTTTAATTTAGTAAAAAAAATTAAAAAAATAAAAAAGCAAATAATTGAACAAAGAAAAAAGAAATATGTTTTACTTTGTTTGGATTCAAAAATCAAGGTTCTAATTGGTAAAAAATGTGATCAATATATCAAAAATAATTTACCTCAAAGAAAAATACCTAAAATAAATATTTTAAAGGGAAAGTGTGGTAATAAAGGCCAGGTTAAAGGAAGGGTTTGCCGAGTAGTTAAGGTGGAAGATATGAAAAAAATGAAACAAGGTGATATTCTAGTCACTATTATGACTTCTCCCCGTTTAGCCGGCGTTTTTTCCAAAGCTAAAGCCTTTATTACTGATGAAGGCGGTATTACTTCTCACGCGGCCATTGTTTCCCGGGAGATGAATATTCCCTGTGTTATAGGCACCAAAATAGCCACCAAGGTTTTAAAAGACGGTGATAAAGTTTTAGTGGATGCGGATAAGGGGATAATTAAAAAGCTTTCCTAAATGAAAAAAGTACTAGATAAAATATTAACTCATACGGCTACCTTAAGTGCTTTATTTGGCTATTATCAAGGTATTTCCAAGATAATGAAAAATAATCTTGGTTTTGGATTTAGCAAATTCATATTTTATTATAAAAAAGGCTCCATGACTGAATACCGTTATGGTAGTCATTTATTAAAAAAAATAATTTTAAATATTTTTAATAAAAGGCCTAAATTTGAAAAAAAGTTGTTGGATACTTTTCCAAGTGATTATAAAAAACTGGAGGAATTATCTGATCATTCAAAAAGAATAAAAAACGATAATGAGGCAATTAATAAAATATTTGAATTTGAAAAAACTTTTCAGAATATTTGGACACCGGTTATGTATATATATTGGTTACCAATTTTTTTAGAAAGTGAGAAAGTAAATAAAGAACAAAAGAGAAGAATTGATAAAATCATAAAAATAAGGAGCCAAAGAGACCGGGAATATGTTCTAGCCCAGTATTTTTATGATCATCTATGCCTTTATTTAAGAAATAAATTCAATTATTTAAAAATGGATTTTACCTTATGCTCGCCAGAAGAGTTAATAGATAGCCTAAGAGGAAAAAAATTTGGGCAAAATAAAATAAAGAAAATAAATTCTAGAGAAAAAGGTTGTATTATTTTTCGCGACCAAATTTATTCGAACTTGAAAAAAGTATCAGAAATAAATGAATTTTTATCCGAGTATAATTTGATTTTAGAAAAGGAAGAAAAAGTTAAAAAGGTGAATAAAATAAAAGGAAAATCAGCCAATCCCGGTCAAGCCAAGGGGAAAGTAGTGCTATTATTTTCAAAAAATGAAATGAAAAAAGTTGATAAAGAAACTATAATAGTTTCACCGATGACCACACCTTATTTAAACCCAGCTTTAAAAAAATGTAAGGCAATTATTACTGACGAAGGTGGTATTACCTGCCACGCCGCCATTATCGCCCGGGAATTAAAAAAACCCTGTATCATCGGCACCAAAATCGCTACTAAAGTTTTAAAAGACGGGGATAAAGTTTTGGTGGATGCGGATAAGGGGGTAGTGAGAAAGATATAATAAAAAAAAGGCCCAAAACGGGCCTTAGAGTTATTCAGTCCAAGAATCTCCAAAAGAGACTTTTTTAATGAGCTGGCCTTTTTCCATAAGATAGAGAGAGGTTGAATAAGCCTCTTGGCCTAAATAGTGGATGACAGGCCGTCCTGTGCAGACCAGGGTATTGGGAGACAAACTTTTGAAAAGGGCGATAAGGCCTTCTCTCATACCAACGCGGCCAAGCTGTTCTCTTCTCACTTTTGCTCCAGAAGTTAGATAAATATAGCGATGATCAGAATCATCGAGCTTGGTGCCATCTCCTAGCAGGTGATTGAAAAAGTTAATTTTCAAACCAAGAAATCCGGCTATTTCGATATGTCTTTGACCTAAGCCGGTAATAACATTATTTATTGAATTTGCCGGCAAATAATCTTGTATTTTTAATATTTTCTCCTTTCCTTGTTCTGAATGCCAGGGATCAGGTTGTCCAATAACTGTTTTACCATGAGTGACTATAAAAATAGGTCCATAAAGGTCTCTTAATTCTTTTATTAGCATTTCACACTCCTTTTTAAGGTACCATGAATTCAATAAAACTTAACAATTAATTTATTTATTGTCAAGATTTTTATATTATAGTATAATTGAATTATGAAAGAGGATTATTCTATATTAATTGGCGGGGCTGCTGGTCAGGGTTCTCGAAGGGCCGGTTTTATTATTGCGCGGCTTTTATCACATTATGGTTATGAAACTTTTATTTATGATGATTATCAGTCTTTGATTCGAGGCGGTCATAATTTTTCTAAGATAAGAGCGGCCAGTGAGAAAGTCTTGTCACATCGGAAAAAAATAGATTTTCTTTTGGCTTTCAATGAAGAAACAGTGGAAAAACATAAGCAAAATTTGGATAAAAATGGCCTTATTATTTATGACAAAGATAAATTTGAAGTTAAAGATAAAAAGGCGGTTGGTATAGCTACTAAGGAAATTATTGATCAAACAAAAGGCAAACCGATTATGAGCAATACCGCTTTTGTGGCTGGTTTTGCCAAAAATATTGGTATTAACTGGCAGACTTTAAAAAATCTTTTAAAGGAAGAGTTTGAAAAATATGAGGCCATGAATTTAAAAATTGCTAAGCTGGCTTTTGAGAAAGCGGATCAGCAAACACAGATTGAAAAAATCGGTCAGAAAAAAGACCAGCCTCTTTTAACCGGTAATCAAGCTTTGTCTTTGGGGGCGGTGAAAGCCGGACTTGATTTTTATATCGCTTATCCGATGACACCTTCTACTGGTATTTTACATTA contains:
- a CDS encoding PEP-utilizing enzyme, with the translated sequence MKKVLDKILTHTATLSALFGYYQGISKIMKNNLGFGFSKFIFYYKKGSMTEYRYGSHLLKKIILNIFNKRPKFEKKLLDTFPSDYKKLEELSDHSKRIKNDNEAINKIFEFEKTFQNIWTPVMYIYWLPIFLESEKVNKEQKRRIDKIIKIRSQRDREYVLAQYFYDHLCLYLRNKFNYLKMDFTLCSPEELIDSLRGKKFGQNKIKKINSREKGCIIFRDQIYSNLKKVSEINEFLSEYNLILEKEEKVKKVNKIKGKSANPGQAKGKVVLLFSKNEMKKVDKETIIVSPMTTPYLNPALKKCKAIITDEGGITCHAAIIARELKKPCIIGTKIATKVLKDGDKVLVDADKGVVRKI
- a CDS encoding PEP-utilizing enzyme, whose amino-acid sequence is MKKKIKWSLLVTREACLLERYLRVLGYRKKLLPVTEVGVENLLGLGINSLVKIYYDPEDREKRLRIIRQEFSYPGMKKRRDKYFWEVIKNIRKTQKELNVKKNLKALKEFIKYYTYCRAIVWYALEIGQAVNDQGLIIWAGKWHQRAEEESCWAWDRLNPYFKDLSRKTGVPINDIFFYTAPEFFNLVKKIKKIKKQIIEQRKKKYVLLCLDSKIKVLIGKKCDQYIKNNLPQRKIPKINILKGKCGNKGQVKGRVCRVVKVEDMKKMKQGDILVTIMTSPRLAGVFSKAKAFITDEGGITSHAAIVSREMNIPCVIGTKIATKVLKDGDKVLVDADKGIIKKLS